AAAGCAGTGGAACTTTATTAAATTAGGAGTGTCCAATTCAGCAGCAATCAAATTGTGACAATCAACTACTCTCAGTTGTTTGAGCCTTTCACTGGTGATCTTCATAGTCTTCAAGGTCTTGCAACAAATTAAGTTAAATCAAACTTTTCAAGATTTTGTAGGCTGTAAAATAGTTCCTCTAACCAATTGTCCGTGATGTCCACACAATTGAGGTAGAAACTCTTGAGGGTTTTGCAATCAGTTACTCTAACAGCATTTATATTCCCATGGGAGTGGTTGTTGATGCTAAGGTCTTCGACATTAATTGCTGCAATATCAATCAATTGGAGTACAGAATGGTCATATCCCAGGTTTTCCTGGTTTGCCAGGTTTACCAAGTTAACCTTTTTCAGTTTAGGTAAAGTTTCACCAACCTGAAAGCTGGTGAGTCCGTTAAAATACCGCAAAGACAGATGCTCTAAATTGCAGAAGCTTGTGCACAGAGCCTCAATAAATTCCTCATCCAAAAACACGACAGGCACAATTCTCGCAAAGATGATAACTTTATCATACCATCAGCAGGCAGTTCAATCTTAAATCCTTCCAGACTCAGCACAGTTAGTGATTTGGCAGAAAATATTGTCTCAGGCAAACTGTAGTATACATTATCAGGCTTTTCTCTTAGATTTAACTGTTTGATATTACAAGCTACGAGTATCTTAATCCAGTTGTCAACAAAAGAAAGACGAGGGTGATAATAACCTAACCACAAAGAGAAGTTTTGCATGGGAATATTGTTCTTTTTCCTATTTGCTAGAATTTGATCTATAACATCATGCATATGTTGTGATCCATAGTGAATATAACCAAAATTTAAGTAGGGGAGTGAATTCCAGGCACTAGCACAAACCTTGGACACTGTACTCATTCGTGCTGCATCATTAGAGCTAATGAAAGACAGGATGTGATGCAAAATTGGCTTTGGCAATTTGGAAATTCGATTATCACCTGTTACATCTACACTATCATTGTTCCCTTCCATTGCCTCGGCCGCCAGATTTAATCAAAAACATCACTATTATTAGCCTATGAAAGTATTAGTATTTATAAGAGTGTCTGTCATTCTCTTCCTCTAAACCAAACCAACTTACGAAAGGAGTCTACACAaaaattgttatatatatatatatatatatatatatatatatatatatatatatattcattttacaATTTATTAGCCTACACAAAAACATTACTATTGGAAATATAGATATCACTGCGTACATGACCAAAACTCTCATTGAGCCCCATGAGAAACTGTAACAAACGTCGTTGACGCAAGTGCTCGATAAACGGTTTATTTTCATCGCAATTACAACCAGGACCCGGTATTAGCCCGTCGATTTCATCCCATAAATCCTTCAATCGACTAAAATATGTAGTGACTGAATCTGTACCTTGCAACAGAATCGCGATCTCCTTCCACAACTGATAGATCCTAGTCAAATTAGACTTGTCAAAACTCTCTTTGAAGTCATCCCAAACTGTCTTCGAATCTGATGCATAAACTATACTGGAAATGAGCTCTGGTGAAACAGTAACCTGAATCCATTATACATTCTTCGTGTACAACTTCCATCTacaaaccctagcttgttcttccCCAATAACACTAGTCTCATCGATTTTCTCCATAAAGTGT
The Capsicum annuum cultivar UCD-10X-F1 chromosome 6, UCD10Xv1.1, whole genome shotgun sequence DNA segment above includes these coding regions:
- the LOC107873991 gene encoding F-box/LRR-repeat protein At3g59200-like produces the protein MEGNNDSVDVTGDNRISKLPKPILHHILSFISSNDAARMSTVSKVCASAWNSLPYLNFGYIHYGSQHMHDVIDQILANRKKNNIPMQNFSLWLGYYHPRLSFVDNWIKILVACNIKQLNLREKPDNVYYSLPETIFSAKSLTVLSLEGFKIELPADEHLSLRYFNGLTSFQVGETLPKLKKVNLVNLANQENLGYDHSVLQLIDIAAINVEDLSINNHSHGNINAVRVTDCKTLKSFYLNCVDITDNWLEELFYSLQNLEKFDLT